The segment cctcttctgtaaagtggAAATGGTCCCATCTCATGAGAGAGCGCTGCGGGATGAAGGGAGCAGATGAGCAGTGCGAGTCAGCACGGGGCCTGGCTCAGAGTGGACGCAGAGAACTCTTACAGTGCGCTCTGTTTCAGGCAGCTGCTTCATCCAGGTCTCCCATCCTCCTCTGAGGCCCTGCAGCTTCATCTGCCTCTCTCAGTGAAATTGCCAGCTCTTCAACCCCTTTTCCTGTCTCCTTGGCTTTCTAGTCTCACTGTTTCTAAAATCTCACTAACCCAGAGGACTGAGTCAATTTGCCTTTATGTTTTCCTAGCCACTCACCTTCTATTGGACATAGGTTATTTCCACTTGCTCATAAGATATTCTATAAACCAAACTCCTGGATGATGAAGCTTTCTGCTTTGGGAGTTAATCCTGTGTTAGTGGGGATCTGATCTCCCAGATTCTCAACATTCATTGACGTCTTGAGATTATTTCATAATTAGATTTACATGAAACAGATGTTTGCTTTGtttgtgtcttctcttttttGACTGGTTCCAAGAGACTGCAAGTGTCCTGAAACAATCCTGCTGTCAGGATTTCTATGCTTTCTGGgaatgaggaaggaaaggaaggagcagaggaagaaaggaagggagggacagagggagaggAGACAGGAAGGCAAGTAGGATTGGTAAATGCTTACTaggtgtttgttgaataaatgaaggaatgacTCTGGGATCATTAGCCCTGCTTTGAAGATAAGGACCTAAggttcagaaaggttaaaaatCATGTCCAAGAACACAATTTTGGGCCCTACATTTGATCTCAGGTttttctccaatattttggccacctgatgtgaagagctgactcatttgaaaagaccctgatgttgggaaagattgaaggcaggaggagaaggggatgacagaggatgagatggttaggtggcatcaccaactcaatggacatgagtttgggtaaactccaggagttggtaatggacagggaggcctggcgtgctgcagttcatggggtcgcaaagagtcagacatgactgagtgactgaactgaactgaactttgataTCCAGTTCCACTGTCTTTCTGTTACACCTCCTGGGACACTGGTCTACCTTAGTGCTACTGAAAAGTTCCTAATTCCATTATAAAGTTCACCAACCAGTAGCTGGGCCATGGATCACATCTTTTTGTACCTTGGGTCCTGTTGCTCTCTAGCCTAACCACGTGGCTTTGAACTCCATGTCTCTATCACTTCAGATGCTCTCAGCGTCTAGATGGAGCCCTCAGACATCCCGGAGTCCACCACCTCTTATGAGTATGATCCTCAGAGCTTTCTGTGTGAGAAGAGGACCTTTGTCTTCGCCACCGTCAGCACTACCATCCTGTACTGCCTGGTGTTCTTTctcagcctggtgggcaacagccTGGTGCTGTGGGTCTTGGTGAAGTATGAGAGCCTGGAGTCCCTCACCAACGTCTTCATCCTCAACCTGTGCCTCTCAGACCTGGTGTTCTCCTGCCTGTTGCCCGTGTGGATCTTGGGGTACCACTGGGGCTGGGTGCTGGGAGACTTCCTGTGCAAGCTCCTCAACATGGTCTTCTCCATCAGCCTCTACAGCAGCATCTCCTTCCTGACCATCATGACCATCCATCGCTACCTGTCGGTGGTGAGTCCCATCTCGTCCCTGCGCGTCCACACCCTCCAGCGCCGCGTGCTGGTGACGGCCGCCGTGTGGGCAGCCAGCATCCTGTCCTCTATCCCCGATGCCATCTTCCACAAGGTGTTCCCTTCGGGCTGTGACTATTCGGAACTCGAGTGGTTCCTCGCCTCCGTCTACCAGCACAACGTCATCTTCCTGCTGTCCGTGGGGGTCATCCTGTTCTGCTACGTGGAGATCCTCAGGACCCTGTTCCGCTCACGGTCCAAACGGCGCCACCGCACCGTCAGGCTCATCTTCACCATCGTGGCGGCGTACTTCCTCAGCTGGGCTCCCTACAACCTGATCCTGTTCCTGCAGACACTGTTGAAACTGGGGGTCATTCAGAGCTGCGAAGTCAGCCAGCAGCTGGATTACGCCCTGCTCATCTGCCGCAACGTGGCCTTCTCCCACTGCTGCTTCAACCCCGTGCTCTATGTCTTCGTCGGGGTCAAGTTCCGCAGGCACCTCAAAAGTCTGCTCCGGCGCTTCTGGCTCTGCCGGCAGCAGGCGCCCAGCCTTCCTCCGTCACCTCACCCCCCAGGTGCCTTCACCTACGAGGGCATCTCCTTCTATTGAAGGGGAGTTCGGTGGGGCAGGAAGGAGATGGAGGGcaccaggctgggaaacgctacAGCTGCGGCTGGTGGATGACAGCAGTACGTTACACCAGGGGTCCTACGGGCCCCTCTTCTGCGGGAAAGTTCCCACCTGGAAATCTTACATTGCCATCCAGAAAAATGCTTCTTAGATTTTGAGGaaatcttttctcctttattccttCATTCAAACATGGAGTTCTTATCTTTGCTGAGGACAGGAGACTCTCAAATATGAAAGGCTTCCGGGAAAGGAGCGTCCTTCAGGACTTGACGAGGGTCTGGAATTCAGTTGTGCAGCTCTAGGCTGCTGGCGAGACGGTGTTCCCTCCCTGACTATAGCATTGTCCCCCAGTGTTGGAGGTGGTGGCTCTGGATGGGGCTGTCTGCAGAACAGAAGTGATCACACCTGCAAACAAGCACAGTCAGAGTGAAACATGGATTCTGAATTCCCACAGCTGGACCAGAGATGTGCCCTGTACCATAGCTCCAGCGTCAGGCACATGAACTGGCTACTTGCATATTTAGTCTGTAAATCATTTATTGAAAGAATGATTGCAGTAAGTGCCACCTTCTACAGGCGTTTATGTGGAAGCTATAAAGATGAATGAGATGCAGATACTACCCTCCAGTGCCAGCAGTCGAGCCCTGAGGGCCCAGATGACTAAACACCCACCTTGCTGAAGGCATCCAGGATGAAGATTCCTCCAGCACCTCCTCCTCTCCAAGTCCATATTGAACTGATGCTTCCGATCCATCACGTTCCACCTCAAGTGTTCTCCTGCTCCTGGTTGATGGTGCCAGCTTTCCCCACAAGCCGGGTTATCTTGGAGCCCTGCATTTCCTTTCCCTCTACGCCCACGGCCAAGTCCTGTTGATGTTACCTTCCCAGTATCTCTCACATGCCTGTGGCTTCCTCCCCAAACAGCCTCACATCCTCAGCGTCTTCTGCTGCTCATTTCTTTCCCCACCAAGTGTCCTCTGCATTGATATCACGGCACTTCAAAACCCTCACGTTATGTTCAGATAAAGCCCAAATACCATAGGCTTTATTTGCATGTAAATAAAGATCCCTTCAATCTGGTGTCAACtaatttttccattctttctaaTGTTTGTGgtcattcagtcgctaagttgtgtctgactctgcaaccccatggattacagcacaccaggcttccctctccttctctaCTTCTTGGAATTTGTTCAGACTcaagttcattgagtcggtgatgccatccaaccatcttgtcctctgtcacccccttctccttctgtcctcagtctttcccagcatcagggtcttttccagtgagtcagctctttgcatcaggtggccagagtatcggagcttcagcttcagcatcagtccttccagggaatattcagggttgatttcctttaggattgactggtttgatttccttgcaatccacgggactctcaagagtcttctccagagccacagttggaaagtatcagttcttcggctctcagtcttttttatggtccagctctcacatccaattTTGATCCAACATAAATCTTCACCCCCAAGCAGCCTAGAACccaatcacaaaagaccacattgGTCCTTTCCCAAACACCCTTCTCCCAGTCTCCTCTGGTCCTCTGTCATGCTGGGCCTTCTACTCCTTAACCAGCAGGCCCTATCTGAAACACCAGCACCCTCGGTAAGGCATCTGCAATCCATACATTAGGAGAACGGTCTCTGTGGTGTCGAGGCACTCTGCCTGTTCCCTCTGAAATAGCACTTGTCACCTTCCAGTGTGTTGTAGTAGCACCCACGGATGTCTGATCTCCCTGCCCCATCACACTGGAAACTCCCAGATGGTGGGAACCTGGGCCTGCACCTGCCAAGCAGGGCCCCGGTGTCCGGTCACTGTACTGGGTGCAAAGAAACAGTGACAGCTGCCGTCCGTGTTCTGATGTGCTTGTGGGGGAGCCAGGACCAGGTGACACATTCTGCCTTGTTTGCCCCAGCCTGCTTCTTAACCAATACTAACTTCTTTGCTAGTCTCCACTCTCAGAGCACACtgcatctctctctgtctctctctgtggcAGTGGCTTACCTTGCCCGTCCTTTTTATTTAGTGGTACACTGCCTATTTCTTACAATATCCCAGAGCTTCACATCAAAGGACATAGATGAAAACCACCCTCTAAGCTTTCCCCTACCCCACAGACCTGATCCCAATCTGTGAGCCTGATTCACTCTGGAGTAGGGCGTTTGGAAAAGCTCCCTAGGTGATTCTGACATGCACCCCAGTTAAGAACATTTGGCTGCAACTCCTTGAAAATGGGAATTCCAGAGACTTCCACAGTCCCCTGAGCAAGACTTTGCACTCAGCAGGCATTCAACACATGCTTgttgaatctgcctgccaacgcaggagacacaggtttgatccctgggtcaggaagatctcatgtagaaggaaaggacaactcactccagtattcttgcctgggtaatccccatggaccaaggagcctggcaggctacagtccacagggtcgcagagttggacatgacatagcaactaaacaacagtataGCCCTCACCTAGAGCTTAGAGAGTTTATACAGCATTTCCCCTGAAGTTCCTGCTCCAGTTTCAATGATCTCTTTGCCCCTGGGCAGCCAGTCTTGAAGGAGTTTGACCTGACTGGGGAAGAGTGAGGGTCTAGTTTTTAGAATTAGGCCTGTAGCATCTGTTGGGGAGGGCTGGCTGGTGCAGTTGTTAAACAACAAAACTCCCATGGACTTGCTAATCAATTGGTGTGGCTATCACTCAccatggaagaaaggaagagcagaggaaggagacagatagCTATGGGGGCAGAGCTAAGCCTATGAGCTGGTCAGGCTCATCATTCCGCACTCCTTCAAGCTGATGTTATTAAAACTGTATTCAAATTCTGTTCAGAGGGCGGACTGAGCCCAGGGAGCAGAAGGGCAGAGGACTCCATCACCCCCCTACTTTGCTAAATCAGAGCTGGTTTTGAGCCCACTCTTCTTAGAAGGCAGGTTTGGGGATCTTGCATCACCGCTGAGCACGGCCTTTGAGAACCTCACTCCATGGTTCCTCAGCCCATCCCATTCCTTCATATCCCAAGATACTTCTCTGAGTCAACACATACAGCCATATCCCTGGGAGCACTTCATCAGTACAATTATGTTTGTCTCTGCATTTCTAGTGATGTTTTAGGCCCTCCAGTAGTCTAGGGTAATCTTTAATCCAGAGTCTTCTCCTAATCTAGCTCCTAGAGAATACAAGGGAAGAggcacagggagagagagagaaatgaatggGAAGATGGAGGGGCACCCATCCTACCAGAAAGGGACCCTGGGTTGGACTGCTGAAGGAAGCAGCCTGCAAGCCGCAACCCAGCGACCACACTCCATGTTCGTTGGCCACACTCTTCATGGACGACAAgctcctcctttcccctccctctaCCACTGAAACCACTATTGAACCTGAGCTGGGCCACTATGGGCCTGTCCCTTCTTATCCAGTCAAAAAAGAGATGCCCTGGACCCAGGGCTGCAGACCTCCTGCCATTCCTGGAGCATTAAAAACCCACAACAGCTCCAAGGGAAGAAACTCCTCACAGCATTTCCACCTCCACCCTCTCTCGGACAAAATCAGCAAGAGAGAAACCATGCTGATCTCTAAATAGGAACATGCCTCCAAGCCCAGGGCAGCCCCGGACCTCAGATGACTCCAGGTGACCCCAGCCAGAGTGGAGATTCCTTGAGGGCCCGAACCCCATTGTGCATATCTAGAACCTCCCTCAGTGCCCAGCAGTGTTTATGGTTGGTTAAGTGGATAGGAGATCATCTTTTTAGCTTTTTTCCACTTTTGTTTCTTCTGCCTACACTTGCTTACATTACATCTTCCACTCAACAACAGGCACCAGCCAATGGGCTTCCCATGAACTCTTCTCTTGGGCTCACCAGCCCAGACAGTGCCTGGTTTGTTCAACGCATGGCTTTCATTTGTGAAACCTGCCTGTAACAGAACAAATATGAATTACTCTTAAAAATCATCTCATAAAATACAGAAACCATCACTGTATCATGTATGCAAATAAAAGATTAGCATGTACTGACTTACCTTGGGCTGTTTATGTTCTCCTTATTTCTACCCAAGATGATTATTTAAGAttcttttattatgtatttacttgtctgtgctggatcttagttgtagcactcagggtcttcgatcttcattgcagcaatCAGAATCGTTAGTTACAGCACACAAACTCTtagtgtggtatgtgggatctagttccccggccagagatcgaacctgggccccctgcattgggagcatggatttATAGTCACTGATCACCAGGGAAATACcattatttaagatttttaaaagctctctgTTTATGAGGGATCTGGGTTAGGTTCTTGGGTGAATGGAGTGATACAGAAGGAGGACTAGAGATAGAGCATGGAACAAGCTCTGTATGGGTCAGGATGGTAGGAAATTGGCTCCGCTCAGGCCTTAGGTGACATTGCCCAGGAGGCCAAATTTGTTTTGAATGCTCCTAGCCTCAGTTTTCTGTCCCTCCCTATCTCTCCCCTGGCCTAGCACTTGAGTTTTCCATCTTCAGTGTGTCTCAGGACCCACTGTGCCTGAACAGGGACCTAGCAGAGGTCAACCCTCCAATCAGAAGGAATGCTGGGAATTTCAGGCATCCTGAAAACTTGGTAGGATATATTTGACAGATTTGGAGGGACGTTTGGTACAGGGAAGAAAGTTATCCTAAATCCTCACCAAGTTATTCTAAGCACAGTCCCCTCTTCACCTTGGGGTCATCCCCGATCTTAGGTGTGGGGTTATTGCAAACCGTCCCCCCCATGCGACCCCCTCCACAGAAGAGTGTGGCTGGAAGGACCAAAGGATGACAAAGGTGGCCTGGCTCCTTGACTTTATCATTTTCAGAAAATTAGCCTTGAGCATCAGAGAGAACACATGGACAACAGATGGGCAGGTGGAACTGGGAGGTTGCAGGGATTAGAGAAGAGGGTGGCTAAATCCTGTGGGGTAGAAAAGTGTTTCAAGAGAAAATGGTGAGAACGGGCCAAGAGAAAAGGATGGTACTGCCAGGGCCAAGGAATGGAGGACAGTCACAGACTGAAGTACTCCACGTACTGTTGCTCTCCTCTCTTGTGCCCAGTCATTACTAATGAATGCATTTTGTTCTATTGAGTGTAGACTCAGAATGCTTCACAACTTACCAATAGAAAATATACCATGAATAGAAATTGGGCGGAGAGCATGGAGAAGTTGGGGGAGGTAGTTCATTAACAGTTTTTGAGCACTGCTTTTAAGCAGGTCCCTGTGTTAAGTACCAAAGGGGATGAAAAGACAGACCATTAGGCCCAGCAATatataatgatttttatttagcccaataaatttttaaaggttatcatttcaacatggaaTCAATATAAAAGTGTTTGTGAGCTATTTTACACTTTTTTGGAACTCAGGTGTATTTTGTACTTAACAGCACATGTACAGTTCAGCTCTAGTCACAATTCAAGTTCTTAAAAGCCACATACGGACAGCACTGCCTGCAGGATCCCAGGCATATGCTTATAGACCGGCATGCCCCCAGAGATTACAAGAGTTAATTTAAGGCCGGCTGCCCCCATAAGACCTGTGTGAGTAGTAAACAGCAACTCTGCGGGGCATGCTGGGAGTTGTAGTTTGCGCTCGTCTGCCCATGGAGTCCAATGGGAGTTGTAGACAGCGGCCCTGTGGAGCACGCCGGGAGTTGTAGTCCGCGCCTGTCTGCGGAGGGGTCAGCGTATCATGGCCGCCTACGCTGAGCTCTCGTACTCTTCCGCTTGGCCGCAGAAAGTTTCGGTTCTGTCACGCCTTGGACCCACGAGCGAGTAAGTGCTGCCGAGGGCCGGCCAGACTCAGGGGGCACCTCTAGCTGCTGTCTCCGGAGCGGAGACCTTCCCTCCGGGCGCGACTTGTCACCTGTTGCCCTTAACGTCCCTTCCCATCCCGAGTCTTCCACAGACCCTGTCGGAGCCCCGAACCCTTGCCCAGCGGGCTTAGGAAGCACCTCGGGCTGATGGATCTGACGCTAGAACCCAGACCTCCTCTGATCATCAATTAGAAAGACAGACACCCTCCGCCCCCTCCAAGCGCCAGTTCCAAGACTCCCCTCGGCCGTGGGGTCGCCAAGGAGGCCACCATGTGTGGTCCCTAAACGAGTCTTGGAGTCTGTAAGCACAGGACAGGTCCCGAGTTTCTGCTTGCCTC is part of the Bubalus kerabau isolate K-KA32 ecotype Philippines breed swamp buffalo chromosome 20, PCC_UOA_SB_1v2, whole genome shotgun sequence genome and harbors:
- the XCR1 gene encoding chemokine XC receptor 1, with the protein product MEPSDIPESTTSYEYDPQSFLCEKRTFVFATVSTTILYCLVFFLSLVGNSLVLWVLVKYESLESLTNVFILNLCLSDLVFSCLLPVWILGYHWGWVLGDFLCKLLNMVFSISLYSSISFLTIMTIHRYLSVVSPISSLRVHTLQRRVLVTAAVWAASILSSIPDAIFHKVFPSGCDYSELEWFLASVYQHNVIFLLSVGVILFCYVEILRTLFRSRSKRRHRTVRLIFTIVAAYFLSWAPYNLILFLQTLLKLGVIQSCEVSQQLDYALLICRNVAFSHCCFNPVLYVFVGVKFRRHLKSLLRRFWLCRQQAPSLPPSPHPPGAFTYEGISFY